One genomic segment of Drosophila melanogaster chromosome 3R includes these proteins:
- the dpr4 gene encoding defective proboscis extension response 4: protein MWTTDCPRALKAICLVPLWLLLFLDCGMVGGEVPPHYWETPYSQPYFDNSSRREVTATVGQAALLHCRVRNLGDRAVSWIRKRDLHILTVGILTYTNDQRFQSLHSEGSDEWTLRISSPQPRDSGTYECQVSTEPKISQGFRLNVVVSRAKILGNAELFIKSGSDINLTCLAMQSPVPPSFIYWYKGKRVMNYSQRGGINVITERSTRTSKLLIAKATPADSGNYTCSPSSSDSASVVVHVINGEHPAAMQHGNSSATCLRPLSSTSVPFVLATWMSMTVASVAWNSNLNINWNWSPDWRWHWNPKWNWSNLAAGLVGIWSWS from the exons ATGTGGACAACGGACTGCCCGAGAGCGTTGAAAGCGATTTGCTTGGTGCCGCTGTGGCTGCTCCTCTTCCTCG ATTGCGGCATGGTCGGTGGCGAGGTGCCGCCGCATTACTGGGAAACCCCGTACTCGCAGCCGTACTTCGACAACTCCTCGAGGCGTGAGGTCACCGCAACCGTCGGCCAGGCGGCCCTGCTGCACTGCCGCGTCCGGAATCTGGGCGATCGAGCG GTGTCCTGGATAAGGAAGCGCGACCTGCACATCCTGACGGTGGGAATACTAACGTACACAAACGACCAGCGCTTCCAGTCGCTGCACTCCGAGGGATCCGACGAGTGGACGCTGCGCATCTCATCGCCGCAGCCGCGGGATTCGGGCACCTACGAGTGCCAGGTGTCCACGGAGCCGAAGATCAGCCAAGGATTTCGCCTCAACGTTGTGG TGTCACGGGCCAAGATCCTGGGCAACGCGGAGCTCTTCATCAAGAGCGGCAGCGACATCAATCTCACCTGCCTGGCGATGCAGTCGCCGGTGCCGCCATCGTTCATCTACTGGTACAAGGGCAAGCGGGTCATGAATTACTCGCAGCGCGGTGGCATCAACGTCATCACGGAGCGTTCCACACGGACCAGCAAGCTGCTCATAGCCAAGGCCACGCCGGCGGATTCGGGCAACTACACGTGCTCCCCGAGCAGCTCAG ATTCTGCCTCCGTGGTGGTGCACGTCATCAACGGGGAACATCCGGCCGCCATGCAGCACGGCAACAGCAGCGCCACCTGCCTGCGCCCCCTTTCATCCACGTCCGTGCCTTTCGTCCTTGCCACCTGGATGTCGATGACGGTGGCGTCTGTCGCCTGGAACTCTAACCTCAACATCAACTGGAACTGGAGCCCCGACTGGCGCTGGCACTGGAACCCTAAATGGAATTGGAGCAACCTGGCCGCCGGTCTAGTGGGCatctggagctggagctga